CTTGCTCAAGCATACAACGGAACAAGACAAACAACTTCTAACAGAGCAATCAACTCTATAAAAGATATGAAAGATCTTAAATTAAGAGTTCCTAATGCAAGTTCAAACTTAGACTATGCTAAATATTCAGGAGCAGCTCCTACACCAATGGCTTTCTCTGAAGTTTACTTAGCTCTACAAACAAACTCAGTTGATGGACAAGAAAACCCATTATCAGCAGTTAAAGCTCAAAAATTCTATGAAGTACAACCATACTTAGCTATGACTAACCATATCTTAAATGACCAAGTATACATAGTTTCAAGCATGACTTTAGAAAGCTTACCAGCTGACTTACAACAAGTTGTAAAAGACGCAGCAGTAGCGGCAGCAGATTATCATACAAAATTATTCGTAGATGAAGAAGCAAACTTAAAAGAATTCTTCAAACAACAAGGTGTAACTATTACAGAACCTAACTTAGACGAATTTAAAGCTGCTATGAAACCTGCATATGACAAATATATAGCTAAAAACAAAGCTGTTGGACAAAAAGCAGTTGACGAAATATCAGCACTAGTAAAATAATAAAAGAAACATAAAATTTTATACTTAAATTTATATTTCTAGTGGCTTCTTAGGGGGTCACTAGAAATTTACTATTAGATAAAAAATAAAAAGGTGGGAAAGTTAATGAAAAAATTTGATAAACTTGAGGAATATATAGGAGGAAGTCTTTTCGTAGTTATATTTGCGATTCTTGTATTGCAAGTATTTTTTAGACAAGTTATAAGAACTCCGTTAGTGTGGAGTGAGGAATTAGCTAGACTAATATTCGTTTATGTAGCGATGTTAGGAATTAGTATTGGAATTAGAAAACAACAACATATTTTTATAGATTTTTTATTTACTCGTTTTTCTCCAGTAGTACAAAAAGTAATATTTACTATTAGCCAAATAATAATATTTGCTTGTATTATTTGTATGGGTTGGTTCGGAAAATATCTGGTTGCTAAAAAATGGATATTTGAAATAGTAACTCTTAATGTTTCTTCTGGATGGATGTATTTAGCAATGTACGCAATCTCTTTCTTAATGATGATTCGTTTCTTCCAAGCTTATGCAGACAACTATAAAGAAGGAAAAGTATTTATCCCAACAAAAGTATTTATTGGTTTATTTGTATTAATACTTGTAGGACTTGCTGTAAATCCTGGTATGTTTAGAGCATTAAGCCCAGCAAACTACTTTGATTTAGGAGACAATGCTGGTGTTATAGCAATAATAGCTTGGTTAGTAATAATGTTTGTAGGAGTTCCAGTTGGTTGGTCTCTAATGATAGCAACTATCTTATACTTCAGTATGAGTAGATGGAATGTAGCGATGTTTGCTTCAGCAAAACTTGTTGACAGTTTAAACAGTTTCAGTTTAATCTCAGTTCCATTCTTTATTTTAACAGGAATATTAATGAATGGTGCTGGAATAACAGAAAAAATATTTAACTTTGCAAAAGCAATATTAGGACACTATACAGGTGGTATGGCACATGTTAACGTTGCAGCTTCTCTTATTTTCTCAGGAATGTCAGGATCAGCTATAGCAGATGCTGGAGGACTTGGACAAC
Above is a window of Fusobacterium perfoetens DNA encoding:
- a CDS encoding sialic acid TRAP transporter substrate-binding protein SiaP, with protein sequence MKKAVTLLGIGAMLFGVMTTDALAKEYKLKMGMVAGTSSNEYKGAEFFAKQLAEKSNGQIKLALYADGQLGDDRSMIEQLSGGALDFTFAEMARFQLFFPEAEVFSLPYMIKDFDHVHRATFETDFGKDLLEKIDSQLGIKVLAQAYNGTRQTTSNRAINSIKDMKDLKLRVPNASSNLDYAKYSGAAPTPMAFSEVYLALQTNSVDGQENPLSAVKAQKFYEVQPYLAMTNHILNDQVYIVSSMTLESLPADLQQVVKDAAVAAADYHTKLFVDEEANLKEFFKQQGVTITEPNLDEFKAAMKPAYDKYIAKNKAVGQKAVDEISALVK
- a CDS encoding TRAP transporter large permease subunit; this encodes MKKFDKLEEYIGGSLFVVIFAILVLQVFFRQVIRTPLVWSEELARLIFVYVAMLGISIGIRKQQHIFIDFLFTRFSPVVQKVIFTISQIIIFACIICMGWFGKYLVAKKWIFEIVTLNVSSGWMYLAMYAISFLMMIRFFQAYADNYKEGKVFIPTKVFIGLFVLILVGLAVNPGMFRALSPANYFDLGDNAGVIAIIAWLVIMFVGVPVGWSLMIATILYFSMSRWNVAMFASAKLVDSLNSFSLISVPFFILTGILMNGAGITEKIFNFAKAILGHYTGGMAHVNVAASLIFSGMSGSAIADAGGLGQLEIKAMRDEGYGDDLCGGITAASCIIGPLVPPSISMIIYGVIANQSIAKLFLAGFVPGVLTTLALMVMCYAICKKRGYKKAKKATFKEQVKAFKESFWSLLTPIIIIGGIFTGKFTPTEAAIIAAAYSVFLGAFIYKELTLKSFFAHCVEAMSVSGVTCLMIISVTFFGDMIAREQTAMKIAEIFMQYAHSPLTVLVMINLLLLFLGMFIDALALQFLVLPMLIPVAAEVGIDLIFFGVMTTLNMMIGILTPPMGMALFVVAQVGKMSVSTVTKGVLPFLVPIFLTLVFITVFPEIVTFLPYLILGK